Below is a window of Acanthochromis polyacanthus isolate Apoly-LR-REF ecotype Palm Island chromosome 15, KAUST_Apoly_ChrSc, whole genome shotgun sequence DNA.
CGTTGTGGTGCTGATCTGCTTTCTGTACAACCCGGAGATCCGCAAACAGGTACCCGGTCTTTTTATTCTCAACTTGACGTTTTGCAACCTGTTGCTGAGCGTGTCAAACATGCCACTAACTCTGGTCGGCCTCATCACCACGGGCCACCCCGGAGGCAGCAGCTTCTGTCAGATTGTGGGTTTCCTCGACACTTTTCTCACCACAAACTCCATGCTCAGCATGGCAGCTCTCAGCATCGACAGATGGGTGGCGGTGGTGTTCCCGCTGAGCTATCACTCCAGAATACGGCACCGAGATGCGGTGATAGCGCTGGGATACACGTGGATCCACTCGCTTTGCTTCTCCACAGTGGCCACCTGCCGCTCCTGGGTCGGCTACCACCAACTTTACGCATCGTGCACTCTCTGCAATGTGAGGGCGAAGGGAGCCGGGACGCAGTTCATGATTTTCACGGTGGCTTTGCACTCTCTCACTTACCTCCTCACACTGATCGTGTTGTGTGTAACGTATCTGAAAGTGCTAAAAGTTGCAAGGTTTCACTGTAAACGCATCGACGTCATCACTATGCAGACGTTGGTGCTGCTGGTGGATATTCATCCCAGGTAAACAACCCTCAGAGACACAATCTGTCTGATCcatctgtgtttttgatttgtttgtctTGAAATGTGTCTATCTATCCCCTTTTCTTTATTCCAGTAGCCTATGTGAACTATTGTGATCCTGTTTTAAAATCAGAACATGTTCCAATGAAGGTTAAAGGACACAAATATAGAATAAGCCAGAAAACCTGCACCTGGTGTTGAAGGTCTTGAAACTGCATCATTAGTTGATGGAGTTATTGCGATGCATTCACTTGCTCCTGCTTGCAGATCTGCTGCTGGTGTCtgtttggggggaaaaaacttaaaattacaCGTGTTGCTTCCAGGTTTGTCAAGTTCTTTGGACACAACAAGCCCTTTTAGTCAAACAATTAAACTCTGAATTGCTTCCATTTGCATAATTGATATCTGTGAAGTGTGAAAATAGTCCAGGAGCAATTCTCAGAGGTGACGCTGCACAGTTGACTGCTTTTCTTCAGATCCCTTCCCACATGTTTTCTCTTTGGATGGCTTCAttttgtctgcatgtgtgtgatcATGCCTCCTGGGTTGATAATAGTACCTCTGTACTCTGGCAGCGTGCGGCAGAAATGCTTGGATGAGCAGAAGCGGAGGAGGCAGAGGGCGACCAAGAAGATCAGTACGTTCATCGGCACATTTGTGGTGTGCTTCACGCCTTATGTCATTACAAGGTGAGAGGGGATAATACTGTGTGGTGGGGTTTGTGTGTTGGAATACATGTGTGTGAGGGTCTCCtgccttttaaaaaacataaaggaGAGAGAACATTTAGCTACAGATATGTTTCAAATTATATTCCTAGTTTAGTTTCCAAGAATGAATCTATGTAATCGTGTGATTCAGGAACTTAACTTACCCTGAATATAAATGCTGGTAATTATTTTACGCGCTGTCTTGTCATCTGGTAGCATTTCAAACATCTCAACTTCTTCATTTTTATGATGTCAGAGCTTATGACAgattagaaatgttcttatcaCTGAGTCTTCAACAGCAAAACACTGACTATTGTTTTCTACTTTGTCTTGCCTTTATTCTTATTTAGTTTAGTTAAATTTGATTTGTCCTGAAATATATTTAATCAGCAAGAATTCCACAACTAGCACAAAAATATGCCACCCATCAGTTTACTTTCCCAAACACAGTGGTGACATTAGCGTGATGACATTTGCACAACATTGCAGGCTGACCAGTGGCTCATTACATGCATTCGATGTCTTCCACTTCAGTTACACTCCGCCCAAGGATTGTGTGtgacttttctttttccatttgtgCTCTGTTTGAGGTAGAATTGTCGAGCTCTTCTCTCCGGGGCCCATAAGCCCTCACTGGGGTGTGCTGTCCAAATGCCTGGCCTACAGCAAGGCGGCGAGCGACCCGTTCGTCTACTCACTGCTGCGTCACCAGTACAGGAAGACCTGCAGTCTTCTGGCCAACAAAGTCCTCAAGAGGAGTCCGCTCAACTCCTCGTCCTCCCGCGGGACTCAGAACAATGCAGTGAGGATCGACAACAGCTCCAATGCAACCAACATCGTCCAGCCAACCACCAGCAAGACGCCCGACCAGTGAAGGCCACTACTCACAGACACAGTAAGGGCACTTTGGATGTCTTGGATTTGACATCTTACCTTGTGGACCGTGAGAAATGGCAGCAGATTAGCCTCTCTGTGATTGACCTCAGAGCGAACAAGTTTGTCACCTAATTACTTGAGGAAGGACAAGGCTGGCAGtagtctgtatttttatttttatcagcaacaaatttattgaaaagaccaaaacccACAATGTATTAATCCATTTGTCAGTACTTAGACTTTCTGACGCATTCAGCTCATTTGTCCCTGCTGagaacatgattttttttaaagtagtcACAAATTAATACTCcgatttaaataaataaataaaaggacagATCTTTTGTGAAAACAGATGGGTACTGGGCTTTGTTGACtactttcagctgcagcagaatatAGAAAATCACCAGCCTTATCCTTCAAAAAAGAATCGGCCAGCGTCTGTTGTAGGCTGTGTATGTGTCTGAGTGTAGGGTGTATTGGTATTAAGTATTTAATACAAGTATAAAACAGTCTTTTTCTAcaaaaaaagtgacagtttCTGGAGTAGTTTTGTAGCATACTGGTAAATTTGTGTCTGTGTAACATGGAAAACAACATTACAGTGACTAACTTTAAACTGCAGTGCACATGTTTTGCTACATCTCCAAAATTCAGAAAACAGGAGTCCATTACCTCAAATTGGTATGTGATTTTTATAAGACATTGATTGGGcctttaatatatttaaatataaagtGTTACATCCCATGAATGGCTGCATGTCTTGATGAAAATTCAAGCCTAACTTCTGACCTCAGTGATGACTATCAAGCTGGATAAAgtgctgcatgtgtgcatgGAGTGATTTACAACAGAAGGTTATTTTGACAGTACTATTGTTCCACCACACTGATGGTGAAATTACTGTATATCGTAACTGTGAGGCCTGAGTTCTAAAGTGCCTTGTAGACAGTGAATTCTCTGATTTAATCGAATCACAACACCGTTTgcatattttcagtattttgtgcTATGGTTAAGTGTGATGATGAAGtcagtttgttagtttttaggtagcatttattttgtaattccgcctcattgttttgttgcatcAGACAAAATCGGGTGAAATACTATTTGAATGTGGTAGCAACTATTCTGTGATTTGTAATTAACATTCCAGCTCGTGTCATATGAGCGGCTGTGTGTCATCTGAGCTGTAAAAATGGTTCATTATGACAACACTGGCGAATCaggatgttgtgtttttactttactGTGACTCTATGAAGCCTGTAGgaggcagaaaaaaatctatttattttttgtgaaaactGTCTGATTTTTGCTAAATACGTTTGTGATTTCAATGCAATAAATGCTgtgcattttgacatttttaaacctCACCAAAGCTTCTACTTACACTTTTATTAATAACTGTATTTAGTGCTATATGACATGAAGTGACGCATAGAGAGTTCAGCAGATTTTGACGTGAACAATGCCAACATCTTTACTCTCCCACGCCGATTAAGTCAAGGAGAAAGAATAATTAATTTGAAAAATCATTTATTATGTGTCCCTCCCACCACTGCTGCTGACGAAGTGGCAGCAGAACAAAGACTTTTTTACAAAAGCATCAGAACTGAAAGTTAAAGGCTTTCTTAATTGCAGAGCTGCTGGAAGGAGtgggaaaagaataaaaggagGCAAGAAAAAGAGACGAAGGTAGGCATTACCTCACCGAGTTCAGGCAGCTGTGGCCACGCTAAAAGATTCTGTCCGGCTGTATCATCCATCCTCCTCAAGTTCACtgtaaatcaaatcaaaaatatgcaACAATCTTATCAGTCAGACCTGCCTTTAAGGATTTTTATTGTTAACCAACGGAGGCCAGAAGCTGTATTTAGCATAGAGCACACTAACCAAAGGCAATTAGCGGGAAGTATTCAGAAAGTTTGGAAGGATCCCCAGTCTGGAGGTGTGTGTATAGTACATCTCCCTGGGAGACTCAGCGAGTGGGTGAGGTAGACACAAGCCTGCCATATACCAAATACTGTGTACCGACCTTGTGATTAAGCCACCGTGCGTAGGAAGTACAAGAAAGCTGAGGAGGAAGCAAAACGAAGAAGAGCGAGCTGGCTGACTTCGTGCCACACCAGTGTCAGGGTGAGGGCCTCCCAGTCACATAAAGTAAAAGGTGCTCACACAAAATGTATAAGGTCCAAGCAATTGTTGAGTTTTGTgacctttaaattaaaaaaaaaatgtttgaaaatgcatCTTGTGCAATACCCCATTTACTTAATTGACTCAGGTAGGTCTCTTAAATTACATGCCAAACATTTATAGTGCAGCAACTCTCTCTTTAGTGTTATCTGACAAGCTATTACGGCTCATCGTGTCAAAATCAAGTGGAGAGATCCCCACAGTATGTTTAAATGTGCCATAAAAATACAGCTGGGTGAGAttcaggaaacaaaaacaaatacccCTGTCGTGTAAATACATTGATACACAGGTAACAAGAATTTAAGGAAGCAAAGAGCTGCTAgaattgttttgtgtgtttctagtAACTGTTTTAGAATAAATTGGCTGTCTGATTGTGCAAAACTTCCAGAGTCACCCGAGCACAGCGACTCCTTTTCATCAGTGGCAGCGACACCGAGCTGAAGAAGTAATGAATCATCCGTCACACGCCATGCAAACTTAACTGACTGATCTTCCTAATTTTCTTTATTAAGGGCAAACAATGCGTTTCACTGTACGCTCCGTTGGGTTTGCTCGTTAATCATAGAAATCCATAGCACGTTACACATCAGTAGGtgtttaaacatcacaaatcacTTGatcacagcaaacaaaacatctAGTGATAACGAATACCGTAGATGTGCCTTTCCATTATGTCTAATTGTCTCATGGACTCCCAgtcttctgcttttctttgcccTCAGTCCCTGAGCTTTCCTTAAATAGCAGCTCTTTTAGACTTCCTCCACTGGACCAACTACTGACATATTATCTGAATCATGGGAATGTTGTACTCAAATGTCATCGTATTCCCCATGCCCTGAAGTCAACAGCCTGCACTGCTCATAGAACTAATAAAAATACCGGCTATTTCTGTCCAGGAatgctgtatttgtttttgctgtgggCTGTAATATATCTTTTTGTCTCAAAGGCATTTGCAGCAATGTTTAAAGAGTATCACTGCCTGCAAGTGAAAGCCTCACATATTCAGTTTTCAGTATCCTCAAGGACTTCAGACCAACAGCCCTTAGATTTAATCCATTTGTAACATTTGGATAGTCGTGGATAAGCATTTTTGTGCAAATTCAGAGAGGAGATGATTCAATCCAGCCGCAGTCAAGAAGGTCAACAAGAGCCGTTATCGGAGATATTCACAACATTAATGAGCAGCGATGGTCGTTTGATATCATCCACAATTCACCAGACGGACAAGGTCTGTGCCACATGTCCATGTCTGCAGCAAAAAGCGTATATTATCCTAATGCCTTTGCAAGCGTGTTATGCTGCAGCCATCTGTTCAGCTAGTAAACGTTTACCCAGCGTGTGAACAAGCCGATGTGTGTGTCAGAGCAACTACTGTATATTGACTCTTCCCTGTTCtgcccaaaatgagacaaattttAACTGTCAAACAATGAtccaagacaaacaaacaagggTTCACCAAAGTTCAGGCTGACCATAACTCTCGGCCTCAAACTGCATCGCAATCCATCCAGGAATTGCTTTCATCCTGAAGCACAAACGTCAACCTTGAACTGGTGATGGAGCTATACGGAAAGTCGGAGGGTCACAAAAGTCATTAGTAGTCACTCTCTGGAGACTGCAGATGTCAGAGCTAAATTTATTAGCAATCCATTTAATAATTATCATCAATCATCAAAGTAACCAGGTTTCATCTGCTGAGGAGCAGTGTTTGGAGAATATTCCACTGCAATTAGATCAAGAGTTGAAATATTTTATGTCCAAACCAAAGTGGTgaaccagtaaaactacactGCTGCTAGTGACACTAAATATCTAAATCACTGCATGACATTTTGCTTATGTGGGCTGAAATCATTTATACACACTAAGTGTACTTTACTGTAGTCAAAAAcatctgctttttcatttattataaTCTACAtatcttaaagctgctgtccggagtttgaatcgcagcgtctcccaaaacgctgttggtcccaccctccctccctctgatttcgcccctttatttgtgcacgcgtgcagtacatgaggagtgcccggagtgctgcagcatcttgcctgttttgctgttttccactctacatttagtacatttagtaaataataaaggaattactttagaatgctgtattgagtctaacttgtcctaataccaaaataacatgaatctgctaggacgaacgagtaaagtttcaatatgtgattacactcgtgtatccctctcgatgacgttgtttatcaaacttagtgcatttacgcgtgtatatgtgttagattgtttatttatttctatctagagttcagaattgcatgactcctctgacgaagagtatgtcccagacgccccaacatcttcctccagaggtcgggcatctaaacgaagccgtcaggcgggctatggaggccgtggtcggggagcgacgcgagcaccccgagccaaaaaacgtcctgcagtctcttggcctgacaagccgtgggattggtaacttttctggaagttgctgagccctgatgctctctcctccacaagcaaaacaaatgtgcgcgcggttgcgtagtgcgtagctcgcccacctctgcatgggcttgcttgctgtgcgcgtaactgttgattgacagctgacaaagctgaagctcgaacttgattggtcggcagcgaccggcgctttttggaataacatgggggtctatgagaggaaggtggagctcaggaataaattttcatatcgcgttatactaactttatattatagtatcgaactagactaacacatttaagctttgttaaaaaatgatacataaattgaaaacaaacggaaactccggacagcagctttaatattaCCGCAACAACTTAATGCTATTAACTTTTGCTTCACGGTGAATTAATAATCTGATGTTCCCAAAAAGCGCTGATTAAGATGTGCTGGGTTTCCCTTTGCAGCATCGAGCACaacctgaaaatgaaaaactctAGATTCACATCATGAAGAAACTAGCAGATTTAGTGCAAGTCAAGCGATGAGATCAACAGATAAATGTGTGTTGATATGTGTGGGTTCTGTCCACGTGACACAAATATGTATCATGTAACTGTTCAGAAATGGAGGACACAAATGCAGGACACAGGAATCCAGGTGAAAATACAATAATCAAGTCTTTTATTTAAGGAGCCGAGACAAAATCTGTCAGTGTAGCAAACAATTCCAACAAGAGAGCAGGGAAAAGGACAAAATTCAAACAGGCATTAGTCAAATACAAGGaaatatttgatatttattttatacttCGAACAGCCGCTCAATTGATTGCTCCCAGTTTGTGTCATTAcagattttatgtattttagcCAACAACCAAAAGTCAGGAAATCAATGAGCATCTATTAAACCTAAGCTAGATGtttgatttaaaatacaaacaactcCAGAAATGTGGTACCGCAATCAGCCAGATGCTGCACTTACAGATACGCTTCCTAGTAAATTTCTTCCCAGCACCATCCATGTTTGGTATGTGGACATTTTATGTGGAAGTACTACACAGCTAGTTTGGCACAACCAGGCTATTTTTGTGTGTTAGCTCACTCAACAAAACTGAAACCCCAATCAAGGACAACAGATGTCACAACAGTGGATATCAGCTTTATTTATTAAACAGGTTTCCTCAGTACGCTCTCTCATCAAAGGGAGAATTTGATGTTtcatatgacacaaaatgggTCGATTGCATGCTGTCTACTTCACTCACAAGAGCAGTTTTTGTAATGGAGAGCTGTGggaagataaaaagaaaaagtgttttagTAAAAAGCACTGGTATAGCAAATGGTGCAAAAGAGGAAAGCTCatagaaaactgtaattgtgTCAGTTAATATTTATTTGTCCACTCAGTGCCGCTGCTTATTTCTACTTCAAACTTCATAGATGAAGAATAAGTGGAAATCACTTCAGGTTTTAGCCAAAACAAAATGTTATTGATTGGATATTCTTTGTGTAAAATGCCAGTTCAATCATTTGTCTAATCTGAGTTCTATTAGCTGCAACACCTGCAGTGTAAAAGGGCCttggcagcaaatcaggaccaaacagAAAGACATACTTgagcattttctgcatcaccaactgcATACATGAATGTTTGTATGGCAACTAGATGCTTTCAGATTGCCTATTGGAACTGCAGGGCTTCCTTCAGTGACATTAGACACAttacagctcaacaggtttgcagatataATGTATTCACATAGCAGAGAATCTGTATCACTCATTAACAGTATCATCAGGAAAAGAATTGGTGAAATGGTGGTGCATCTTACATCCAATTTAAATCCCAACTCTGaacacatcctcctcctctggtttgCCAGGTTTAAAGAGCTTTAATGACGATGAAAACACTGACTTTAGGCTTAATGCAGTCTTGCCTAGCCAACCTATTCTGTGATAAatagtctgactgcacctcactGTCATTATTCTATTGGAAAAAGAAAGGTTTTGGTTTGTTGTAATTATTTACAACAATTACTGCAGactttggggggggggggggggagcgaAGCGAAAGATGCCACTTTGGTGTTGCCCCCCAAAAACACATTCTTTAGTTTTGATGGAATGTTTCATTAAAACGACGAAATCAGAAAACAGCTAGCAGGGCTGCCTTACTGCAGGatccaaatcctctgcaaaaacttgaaattttcactgtggtTGGTTGCCGCccagaggttgttgttgttgttgttgttgttatttcctGCAGTGAAGGGGAATTTGGGAAGGACAAAGTTGCCTAAGATGGAGGACAATGGCGGGCTCACACCTGCAGCCTACATCCGATGAGTCAGATTTGGCTCAGCATAACTGGCTAACCCATTCATCTGGCTGCATAGTACACCCCTTAGGACAACAACATACATATGGGAACAGGAAAGTCTGCAGATATGAGGACTCACAGAAATGCTGGATAATAGCATTGAAAACTGTGCATCAAAGGCCTCATGCGCTTGATGATTAGACAGTACTTAGCAGGAATGCGCCTCAAAGCTGGTGAGTCTGTGAGTATGGAGATTGGTGTTTGGCCAAAGACAATCTGGCAACTGATCGAGGAACAGCAGGCCAGACTGATTGGATGATTAGCTACATGTGATGCACAAAAGTGGCGGGAAACTGAACAAAGGGAGGAAGTAAAGCACATTAGATGAGCGGGATGATGAAAACGGATCCCAGTTTTGTGGGTAAATGACTTGAAGAGAGATCCAAAACTATGACATGTGCTAGAGTTGTATTTCATCTTCAAATTTGaaaagagaaacagagggaACAAGATGAAACAAAGAAGCACACGCATATATATATGGTAACATAATAATGGAACTTTAAACAGGCCCTTTGCTGGTAATAAATCCACACACAGACTCTCTTCTCTTGCTGCTTCTTCAGGTCTGAGTCACACCCACAGCTGAGTAATAGTGCCCTGAATCACATAAAACAAACTCCAGAGAAGGGAATTCTTCTACACGTCGCGCGTAAAAATAGATCAGAGGGTAAAAGATCttcctttttttaatattcCTAATCAAAATTCAAGACAAGACGGCAGACACGTTAAGGTGTAACCACAAGGCGTTTATTTGCACGGGATTAATGACTGAATCTATTTACATGCAAATGCTCGCTACGGATATCATGAGTGCTTTTTAAAGAACACTCCACGGCACTCGATGATATCTCGCCCGGCCACTTGCACCAGGCGTAGTGCGGATATGGTAATGTTTTGGTGATTCTATCAGTGCCAGCTGCTCTGAGAGATCTGACAGTTAATGAGAGGATGATGTATGTGGTTTCAGTCTTCGGAGTGAGTCATTTCCAACCATCTGCTTAATGATCAGAAGACACAATAAGTGGAGAAAAGTTTGGGTGTGTGTGCGGCTTGGATGTAGAACAGATGGCTCCCTGTGAAACTTTTGATTGgtgtcaaatattttaaaaaaatgttggaaaaactgTCTGAGGGAACAGCAGCACATACAATACAAATTTAACATTATAGacttattttctattatttagtCTGTATCAGTTCCCCTGTTGAAAAAGGTCTCATATaagaaaaactgctttattGTTTCATTTATCAAAATCAGTGTTTGcagggcatgtgtgtgtggcaggAAGATAAATATTCTGCTCCAGTATGCAGTAAATAAAGCACTATAGATTATGAGGCCAGTTTTGTGAGATGACTCTGCAGTAAAGCAAAAGcacctttcttttttctctctcccagcAACAGCTTGTGCATAAAATACAAAGCAGCTGATATACTATCATGCATCAGCTACAGCTAAACACTTTGTTTCACCTGTTTTAAGCCTGATCTGATACCAGGCTTAGTGAGACAAATACTATCTGGGCTCTCGGAGTCTTCTCTGACCTTGATGTCTCCAGTTAGCATGCTGCCCATGTTTACCAGTCCTGCCAAGTATACAAGGCATATATTCAGACTGCTGCACTGGCACAGCACTGCATGCAGACTCCCAGCTTGCTAAAATCCAATGACTCGACTCAATAGTGTGTcagtttaaatgaaatttaTCTCTTTTATGCGACATTCATGAAATATTCAGAGTCCTTTGCAAGTGCAATACTTAAAATAGTCAGTATTACCTCACTGATGTTCTGTCAGAGCTGTTGTTTTGAGTCACACATCCATTTAAAGCAACTTTACATATTTCCACAGTATCAAATAAAGACACTGTTGTATCATTGCCTTGTGTCGTTGTGCTACAAACCCCTCAGATAAACCTCAGGCTAGAAGCTGATGCTCTGAAATGCATCTGACAGGTATTTCCACCCTTTTCATTACCTCgctgtcagctgcagtgaagGCTGTGTGCGATAAAAATGTGCCAAAGAAAGACCCCAGTCTGACATGAGCTACCATTAAAAATCCCATCAGACAATAATTGAGCCCAAAGAGCACCACTTCCAAACTGACACGGTGAGGACACTTCCTTTTTTAAGGTGACTTAGAGCTCACAGAAGGTTAAAGAAAAGGTAGAAGTGAGGACCCTGCTCATGGTTATATTTTAACAGATAGCATTCGCAGTTTTGTGGCTGGAGAGAAGAAAGCAGAATGCGGTGAAGAAggagaaaatgaaaatcaaacgTAACAGGATGTGAGTGTAGCTCACTGACCATGTATGTCGTTTTCCAGCTCTGTTCCACTTAGTCAATACCCTCGACTACAGGGGAAATCTCTAAGAGAAATGTAAGGAAGCTGCCATTataagagggagagagaaactCCATTGTGTGGGATTCGGAATCTatcagaagaaccaaactgataTGCATCATTATTGTTTCAGCCAGCTAAGAGCCCATGGCTTAGGGGAAATCCATCAAGTCATTTCATTATTAGAGACCTCGGTGGTGAAAAGACCTGGAGACAATGGAGCCACTTTCTTGAGAACTGTGGTTACACATGAATACACCTCTTTCACAGAGGTCAAATGAACATGCAAGCTGTGAAAAGGAGAATTACTGTCAAATGAAAACCCTTGATAACGATGACTGGGGGAGCCCTGAAATTGACCAATGTGAAATTCTCCTACCATTCCTACCATCATTACTTCAGCTATACATTGAAAGGTAGCAGGGCCAGTACATCGGCAGAATATAACAAACGTACAGCTTTAAAGCATGAAGTCAACATCTTGTGATGCAATGTTTAGCGCTCTCACCTTACTAAAAGAAGGTTCAACCACCGGCGACTGCCTGCATGGGCTTTTTCTGATTGCTCCACTTCCCTCCCACAGTTCAGAAACACGCTGGTCAAGTGAAGTGGAAACTGTAGGTGTGACTTCAGCCGTGTGATAGAGTGCCAACCCGTCTCGCACTGCCTGCAGAAGTGGACAGCATGAGGTTCGGGAGTACTAATGGTGTGTTTTGCGGCTCTCTTTGCACACCCTCTGGGAATTGTGCACAGAAGCAtacatgttcacacacacatgcatgtccAGTCTTCACTTTATGAAGCATCTATGACAGCACAAGACATTCATTAACATGCAAATGTGTGagcatttttgtgtgtatgtgtcaaGAGCAGGAACTAGAAGAGAGCTAGAATAACTTGACATGAACCCGACAGAAAGGAAACATTATCACCTTGCTATGAAGACTTCTTATCCCTTTTTCACTGGTCCATTGGCCACATTTGTCACATACAACAGAGAGAAGACATTTTTTGATAGCATGTGTATGGGGAGGATGCAACTTGACATTCTTTTTACACATAAGGctagaaaaagacaaagcatgTAAGACTGCAAAGGCTCTGAATTCTACAAGCAATTTACacagtaaaatgtttaaatatgaatGTAGATTTTAATATTCTTTACTTATTATCTTGGACATAAAATAACTTTACGTGTTTATTAAGAGCAGCATGGACAAAGATTCCGATTTCACACAAATGTGAATCATCATGTATCACATTGCCACATTATAAAAGCGATTATCATAGGTGTCACATAATGATTTGTGACAAATGAGTCAGAGGTAAAGcaacacagcagctcagatgaCAGTTGCAAATTGATATTGACAGATACTCAGATgcctctgaaacacacacacaaggaataATGCAATTTATGgcagatgaaatcttgaaaaccaaagaaaaagaaatgtaaaaagcaGCGCTTGACTAAACAGAGGCGGATGATTTTATACAAAAACACAGTCTATTCACATATTATGATTCATAATTATGTGTTGCATTTCTGTTATGTTTCTGTCACGAGTTACGGGAACATTGATTAAATCTTCTATAGTCATTCGCATTCCTGTGCCCTTGTTTTACATGAATAATGTAGCCCAGCTGCCAAGACTATTATGTACCCCCAAAAATTGTGGTTATGTGGAACCAATTTGAGCATGAACTTAATAGAGATAGTCAAAATTATTACAGATATAAGAGTGGTATGCTTGGACTGACCAGTGGCTGAAGATTTTTAAGATTAAATAATCACAGAAACACCAGCAGTTGGAATGAATGGGTTTTTAAGGCGCTAGTAATGTCTGATTTACAGAGCCAAGCACTGTATACTGTCGCGCAAGGACAGTGATGTACAGGTGGCAGTGAAGTTCGGAGTAGAAAGGTGCCCCAGTAAGTCCTTTGGCTGAACTGCTGTAGACACCCTGCCACCTGtgtagcaaaacaaa
It encodes the following:
- the LOC110959409 gene encoding G-protein coupled receptor 26-like yields the protein MDAADIVACVLVLGIIVVSLLSNVVVLICFLYNPEIRKQVPGLFILNLTFCNLLLSVSNMPLTLVGLITTGHPGGSSFCQIVGFLDTFLTTNSMLSMAALSIDRWVAVVFPLSYHSRIRHRDAVIALGYTWIHSLCFSTVATCRSWVGYHQLYASCTLCNVRAKGAGTQFMIFTVALHSLTYLLTLIVLCVTYLKVLKVARFHCKRIDVITMQTLVLLVDIHPSVRQKCLDEQKRRRQRATKKISTFIGTFVVCFTPYVITRIVELFSPGPISPHWGVLSKCLAYSKAASDPFVYSLLRHQYRKTCSLLANKVLKRSPLNSSSSRGTQNNAVRIDNSSNATNIVQPTTSKTPDQ